In Gracilibacillus salitolerans, the sequence AATAAACTCATCCAGAAATTTGCTTCTACCCCATCGTTTGAAAATAAATTATGCAAAAATTCCATTTTAATTACCTCCTGCTAGTACTTGTTCTTTTTCCATTCCACTTGGTGTAAGTGGCTGTTTTAATAATTCTAAACTGGTGCAAAACTTAGAAGCACTTCTCTGTTCGCAATTGATTTCCTGTAATATACGTGTCAGCCATAAAGGAACACTATCATTTACTTTCACTTCGAGCACGCCTAAGTTTTCGTCAATAAAATTGTCTCCGTATGCTCCATTTTCAACTCGTAAATCCGTATTTCTACATCGAAGATTAAAGTCAAAGGTCATTCGTAATCCTGCATTATCTATGCCATGAAGAGCATGACGGTCATAGCTGACAACCATTTCAGGTTGTAATCCATAAAGAGTACGGAAATTCTCAATTTCTCGTAATACCTGAGGGTTGGATGTTTCAATGCTATCTAACACATTGGTCTTAGACTCATCAAGATAACGATATGCTTCTGATAAAGGAAGGAGCATTCTCCGCTTATTCACAACATTATTGTGCTTTTGTTTTACTTCAAAAAAAGATGGTCCTTCAATATCCGTATTGTCATACACCCTTAAACGCAACTTCTGACGAAACCGTAATTTGTTTTTTGTTTCATAATAGATTTTGTGATCCAGACTGTCGAAATACAGGCTAATCACGGTATATTTGCCATCTACCCCGAATTTGTCCGGACGCATGAAAAAGGAAGTTTTTTCAATTAATTTTTCATACTGTTGCTTAGTAATTAAATATTTTTGTTCTCTCCTAGTGAAAATCTCCAACACCATTCCATTCATCCTTTCTAAGTGATTATGTTGCTTATTTGGTATGACTCCATAATAAGGAATTAACATAAGTTTCCACTGAGAGAAAAGTGAGAAAATGATGAGAGTATTCTGTGATTTTGTTAATGTAGTGTAAATTTTATATTAATTTTTTGCGAACAATGAGGTATGATCTATACTTGAATGGAGCGATAAGGTGTACTTGATGACCATGAAGAAAATGAAAAAATAGATGTTTTTTGAAACTATTTCAATTCTGCTTTCGTCCAATACGCGAAATCAAGATAAGTTAGAGAAGAGTGGTGTAATGACAGAACTGGAAAAAGAACAATTATTAGAAGAAACAATGATAAACTACGGAGATGATTTAATACGGTTAGCTTTCCAATATGTTAAGGATAGGGAAATAGCCAAAGACATGGTACAGAATACCTTTATTAAATGTTATCAAAAAATCGATCAATTCAGAAATGATGCTTCTATTAAAACTTGGTTATATCGGATTACAATCAATGAATGTAAAGATCATCTCAAAAGCTGGCATAACCGAAAAGTACAAGCGAAAAACTTTTTAGAAAATACTCTTACGTCTTTATTATCTTCAACCGAAAGTAAAGTAATGGAAGAGGAGAAACACAACGAAATTAGGGGCTGTATTTTTTCACTGCCAAAAATATATCGAGAGGTAATTTTTCTCTACTACTACAAATCTTTCACAATGGAGGAAATAGCAATAACTACAAATGTTAATCTAAATACGGTGAAAGCTAGATTAAGGAGAGCAAAACAGCGCTTAAAACATGTAATCGAGGAGGAAAATATCTATGGTTAACAAATTTCAAAAAGAATTATCTTCATACGTAGATGAGGAAGAATTGACATTTACCAAAGAAGACCGGGAACAAACAATTCAAAAAATTCGTAATCAAAAAACAACTCAGCATAACAACAAGGGTAGCTATACTCGTCCAATAATGCCGATAATGGCAACTTTAGCAGTTTTAGTATTAGCCATTGCCCTGATTCCATCACTTATCGTAAATGAAAGAATTAATACAAAATCAGACAGTGTGATCACATCATCAGAAAATGAGGAAGGTTTTTCTGTATTATTAATGGGAGAAGATGCTACTAGACACAGAAACCCTTTCAACCTCCTTCTGACCTTCCATCCTGATAAGGAGAATGTAAAAGTAGTTACCTTTCCACGTGATTTATATGTTGACAGGTATAATGCGGATGGTGAAAAATTTGAAAAAACAAAACTTTTACATGTCGGTGCCTATGCCCCCAATCCAGAGGCAAGTGTGATAACCGTGTCTAACTATTTAGATATTCCGATTGATTATTATGCTCTAATGCCAATGGAAGAAATATTTCAGTTATTAGGAATTGATAATAAAAGTAAAATAAATGAAATCGAAGAACAAAATAGTATTGCCAATCTATTAAAGAAGGATCAAAAGTTTCCTGAATTAATTGAGCTTATTTCTCACCATCAAACAAATCTAACTGAAGATGTTTTCAATCAAATGGAGATGAAACCATACCAATATGATATAATACAGTTGGAAGAAGGGTTAAACGATATCTTTGTAAATGAGATTTACTATGTTGAATTAGAATCAAGCTTCTTAGAAAAACTAAGGAATGATTTACAGAACCATATAGGTAGGTAACCCAAAAAGTCTTGTGTATCACCCACAAGACTTTTACTATAATTTATTTGGTTCTCAAGATGATGAAACAAGATAGCGGATAACATAACTTCACCCCCTGTTATTGATATCTTTTACAAAACCTATACTTTTTGCTTCATAGCCCAATGTTGAGTAGATTTGATGTGCGTTTTTCCTTTCTTCACGATTACCACTATTTATTAATATTTTTCGGGCTCCTTGTTTTTCAGCCCACTTTTCACTTGTTACAAGTAACTGTTTTCCAATTCCTTGTCCTCGAAATTTCTCATCAACAATAAATACACCAACTTGAACAAAAGTCCCATCATGTTCATAGAAATGTTGCAGGGATAACCCAAGGAGCCCAACAATATCATTCTGTTCCTCTGCCACGATAGTTTGATAGTTAGGCAGTGGTTGAATGGTAGACATTCTTTGCTGAAACTGAGCTTCTGTCGTCGGATAGCCTAATTGTTTCATTAGAGGTACAATTTGTGGAACATCACTCATTTTGAAATCTCTGATAAGCATGATATACCTCCAAACTAATTTGAGTTAGTTATGGTAATTAACCTCCTTTTCTTTTAAATGTAACTACTATCGCAACTGTTACAGCCATAGCAATAAGAGCAAATACACTTATCACAACCATTTCTATGAACCTCTCATCACTAAAGTGACGAGTTTCTAATGTATCAACTTCAAACGATGCTTAACATTAGTGGGCGGGACACGACGCCCTCTATCCCCTCGACAAACGCGTTAGGGACTACTTTTCTGATGATATTTCCCGCTGCATTCACATCGGCGTGAATGCACGTGTTCTCTTTGGTGCGATATAATCCTCGTTTTATTCTGCGGCCACTGAACACAACATTCGTTTGAACACCCTTTTCATAGATGGGCAGTTCATCCATATCCACCAAACTAGCTTTTGATGTGTAACTTTCTTCTTGGCGCTGAACATGGATGCCATATTGTTCCGCTTTGTACTCGACCATACGAATCAGCATCGTATGGGGGAGAGATTGAAAGTGTTGTTTGTCCTGCTTGCGAAGGCTCACCTTATTTTTCCATCCCTTATTCATTCCGATGACAATCGTGCTGACTTTGCGCGCCAGTGCTAACTGAACGATGTGATAACTGGCTTTATGGAAGGCGTCTTTTAACTTGAAATAACGTTTTTGGTCCAGTCGCTGCAATCGTTTACTATGGAAGGAACCGTCTTTTGGTCCCTGGCCGTGTCGTAAAACTCGGTAATAATGTGCCCGTTGTTTGTTATAATATTGATTGATACTCTTTACCGTTTGGCCCTTCATAATAACAGGTGAGGAACCTGTGTTATCGACCATGGTTGCAAAACAATTAATACCTAGATCAATCCCCATGACATGTTTTTCATCGAGTTCTACTAGCTTTTTCTCTTCCTCTTTCATGATGACCACTTCTACCGTATACTCGCCATATGTCGGAATAATCCTTACTTGTTGCAGTTTCCCCTTTAGACCTAATTTCCCGAAGTTCACCCTTTCTTTTGTATGAGGAAATTGCAAGTATTTGTCGTCTTTCACCTTACATATCTGATTGGAAAATAGACAAGCTTTTCTTCTGTTCTTCGGTGCATACTTGGGGAGTTTTGGTCTTCCAGTATATTTGTGAGGATTTACTTGATAGTCTTTGAGGCTTGCAAAATAAGACTTCCAATTTTGAAACACCATTTTCATGACTTGTTGGTTGACTTGACCAGGTAATCCTCATTCTCAGACACTTTAAATAATCCATCTAAAAAGGCATACGAAGGCCATTTATGTTGAGCAGATGGATACTCAAATAACATGGCATCTTTGATCTCTTTGCGTTGATCCATGGGCTTTTTTAATTCTTTTTCCCGTTTCTTCTCTACCGTTTTTCTTTTGATTGCATTCATTTGTGGAAGGTGTTGTTCGATGAGGTCGAAAACTTCTTGTTGTAGTGGTTGAAGGGTTTTTTCTTCACCAAATGCTGTGAAAATTTGACGGATGTGAAAGTTGGTGGCATTGTAAAGGTTTTTCGCTAAAAACGTGATATGGTCACAATAATGATAGAGCCGATGCCCTTTTTTAATGCGAATTTGTTGGGTACGGTACATATTCCTCACCTCCCACTATTTTCTTCAAGCAGCTTGTACAAACGTTTCAAAACTAATGGCATCATTCACCTAACAAATGCACACAAATGTTCCCTATTTGTTATTTTAACCCAGAACATACGATCTGTCAAAACCGTTCGCCATTCATCTCATCACTAAAGTAACGAGTTTTTTGGCAAACATTCATAAATGGATACGGATCTTGCTTCTCCGCCTGGAAATTCCCTCTACGTTCTGCTTTTTTGTATTCGCCATCACGAAATTCGACAGCAATAGCTTCCTCTGTACTCACTCCTTGAATGGAAAAATATTTTGTTCCCTTCTTATATTCATTGGAAAAATTTCCAGAGTAAGTTACCATATCTGAATACCTTGTTACTTCCCCTATCTTCTCCTCCACATTTTCAACAGATTCATCCAACACTTCGTAGATATAATCATGCCAGACAACGAAAGGATAAACCTATGAAGTAGCGAAGACCATGTTCGAAGACAAAAAGATTCCCATAGTTATCATTAGAAACACACGATTAAACTGTTTCATAACGGACTCCTTTATTTGGAGGTTTACATCAATTATTTTAACATTCATTTCTAAATAATGGTATATGTTTCAATTGACATGTTGTATACATATGTATACAATTAATAAAAAAGAATAGGAGACGATAAATGAACAGTGATAAATGGGATGAAACGAAACAGCATATCCATCATAAAAAACGTGGTGCCAAGACATTTCGTCGCGGCAAAGCGATTGCTTTCTTAGAACGGTTGAAGTTAAAACGCTCAACCATTCAGCAACAATTAGATCAACCAGAATTTCAATCAATCCAACAAATATTAGTTGGCGAATTAAAAGCGATTGATATGATGATGGAGGAATTTAAACAGCTGTTTGAATTGCACGAAGCGGAACCAAACAACAAAAAGGGTGTGAACAAAGTGAGGAAAATTAATCAATACATTGATTCAGTTTTTGACCCACAAGATAGTTTACTAGAAGGAGTGATTACCTCTATCAAGGAGAATGGGATGCCTAATATCTCCGTTTCACCATCAGCAGGCAAATTTTTAACAATGTTAGTCACCATTTCAGATGCTAAAAATGTATTAGAGATAGGGGCGCTTGGCGGGTATAGTGGCATTTGTCTCGCAAGAGGTTTTGGACAAAACGGCTCGCTTACCTCTTTGGAATTAGAAGACAAATATGCAAAACTGGCAGAAAATAATCTCACTAAAGCCGGGTTCCAAAATCAGGTTACATATTTAACTGGTCCAGCTTTAGAAAGTCTTGAAAAACTGGCAGCGGAAAATAAACAATTTGACTTTTTCTTTATTGATGCTGATAAAGGAAATTATCCAAATTATCTGGAGCAATGCATCAAGCTGGCAGAACCTAATGCTGTTATTGCTATCGATAATGTGCTGGCAAGGGGAAGTGTTGCTGATGATGAAGTGGAACCTAAACGTTATACAACATTAATGCAAGAGTTTAATCAAACAGTCGCAGATCATCCGCAATTAGATTCAATACTGGTTCCGATTGGTGATGGTATTACAATTGCCCAGGTAAAATAAAGGATGAAGGACAAAAACAGTAGAATATCCAAAAATTTGTCCTTCATAGCTCAGAAAAAGTCCCCAGAACAGAAAACTCTGGGGACTTTTTCTGCTTTTAAGGTCTATCTTTTCAGCTACCACTTGGACTGGCTTCGTGGATTCAATTGACGAGCTTTTTAGTAACTAAGCAACTTCCTATGTCCATCTTATTTTTCAAACACAAATAAGGTAGGATTCACACCCTTCAAACTCAAAGAATAAGATTCCAGACAAAAAAGGCCTAAACGTTTTGCTTCCCAAAACAATTGATTGACACTCTCAGACAAAATAACAGCTCTTCCATTTGGTTTTAAGACTCTACATATTTCATTCATAATATGGTGATTAAACAATTCTAAGTCCTCGTCAGGTGAAATTTGTCTACCAAATGGAAGATTAGTTACAATTTTATCGACACAACCATTAGAAAAAGGCAATTCCCGTGCATCCCAAACATTAACTTGCACCTTCGAATCCTCCAGATTACTCTTAGCAATCTTTGTGACAACGCCAGATATATCTCCCCCAATTATCCGATTTGTAGGGTATGTTGCTCGTTCAGATAAAATTGTACCTGAACCACAACAAGGATCAACGAAAATGTCTGTCAATTTAGGATCTGACAACCACACCATCGCATGAGCCACAGTAGGAAGTAATGATGCACGTGAGAACTGTCTAGTCTGATTGCGAAAACGAAACGTAGCATCTGTAAGCCGAAGTGAAAATATCACATGATGATGTTCAATATCGAGTCTGAATTCTATCTGATGATTTTGAGACGTTCCCATGTTCCAATCAGGGTAATGCTTATTAATACCCTCCATTGCTTTTTTTGCTACTTCAAAACGATTATAGGTTTGTTTTCCTTTCCGACTTGCATTTACCCAAAATAAATATTTATGATCAATAAAATCCAAATCCAATTGGGCTATTCGCTCACTTACCTGAGATAAGTGCTTTTTATGTGGACCAATTTGAAATTGATCAATTACTTGAAACAAGTTATCTGCCGACCTTAAAGAACTTAAGCATGTAAAAGACTCAGCTGTGGTAAAGAAAACCTTCCCTCTATTTATTTGAATTATTTCAGAATCACTCACCTTGTTGTTCATTTCATTTGATAAAATGTATTCTAATCCTGGTAATACGCTCGTAAAATAAAGAGTCATACTAACCGCCTCCAATTTTTTGAACGCCGTTTTAAGAACACAAAAAAGCCGTGAATGAACCATCTTAAGATTCATCACGACCTCTTGTAAATCTTATTAAAAAACTGTTTTCACACGTGAGTGCAGACAGTATTATTTAACGGCATTATGATGATTAAGTTCATTGACTGCTGATACTCGAAAATTACACGACAAATTAACCCCGTCTATCAAGGGTTTTTTCAAGTATCATTGTTATTCAATTCGCGATTATCGAATAACTGTCAAGAACACTGCCATCATCATCATGATTAGAATACCTCCACCTATTTATATTACCTTTATCTTAAAACATCGAATATTATAAATCAACAAATGGTTGTATAAAGTGAGACTTCCTTCAGTGTTTTTTGATAATCCGAATACACTACTTCTTCTCAACTGGAATCCAAATCTCGCTTTTAAAGTTTGGTGAATCAAAATCTCTATTTTCATTCCAAAGAATTTCCGGACCTTTCGTTTGCTGATAATTAGATGATGGGAACCATTCGGAGTATATTCTTCCCCAGGTATTCTGCAAAAGTTGTGGGAATGGACCAATTGATTCAAATACTGCCCATGTATAAGCAGGAACCTCTAAAGAGGCCCATTGTTCTGGGCAATCTTCTGTTGTGGCAACCCCAATATAATGATCAAGCTCTCCTTTTTCCTCCATACGGCCTTCTGAGAAATTAGTCGATGCTTGAATAATCCCATAAGGTTCTCTGTTGGAAAGTTCTTTCAATTTCTCTATTTTCTCCATATTTAATGTTTTCCACATCGCTGTAATTTCAGGGTTTTCCCCTTCAAAAATAATTGGTACCCGTTTTTGCACTCCAACAATACGGAAGCCTTCTTTTTCTTGGATACGATAGTTCATCTCATTTCCTCCTTCAATCGATAATCGGAAGATCATTTTCGGAAAAGCTTTCAGTGATAAACCTTGCTGTTTCGCTTCTGAAGGCGTAATGCCGTGCAAGCCTTGAAAAGCCCTTGCAAAGGAATCAGGAGATTGATAACCATATTTATTTGCAATATCAATTACTCTGAGGTCACTATTTTGCAATTCGAATGCCGCGACAGTTAAACGTCGTCGGCGAATATATTCCGATAATGTAATGCCTGCCAAAAAAGAAAACATTCGCTTGAAATGATATTCAGAACAATAAGCAACGCTCGCTATTTTCGCATAATCTATCTCATTGGTTAAATTCTCCTCGATATACTCCAATGCCTTGTTCATTTCTCGTAATCCATTCATCAAAATGACCTCCCTTGATTAAAGCATATCAGGAAAAGGAGAAACACTTCCGACTTTTGGTGCACATTAATGTCGGGTTGAAAAAACCCCCGACTTTAAAATCGAGGATCCTCTCTAAGATGCATGATATATAATTTGCTCCCATTTGTGGTTTGCCTGGTCAATGGTACTATTAACATCCTGATTGAGAAGCTTTAATTGCGAAATTGTCTCCTCTACTTTCTGATACATCTCACTCACTTGTTGTTCCGATTGATTGATTTTATCTTGAACAAACCAGTCCATAATCAGGCCATCAAAAAAGTAGTCAGCAAAAGTTAAGCCGCCAGAAATCTCTACATTTGCTTGAAATGATTTGCCGATATCATTTAACTCATGTGAAAACTTCCGTAATAACCGCTGTGCATCATGTGTAGCTTGTTTAGCATCATCAATGTGACTATGTTTTAAAGAAGTGGAAATTAAGCCACCGCCAAACATGTCGACCGTTCCCCAGTTTTTCGCACTATCTAGTGAAGAAAGAGCTGATGACAGAGCCCGTTTTACTTTCTCTCCTGCATCAATCGCTTCCGCAATTTCTGATTTCTCATCTTGCATGTTTCCCAGCTCTTCTAATACTTCAAGAGCTTCTTGCCCACTCTGATGATTAGTATCTAACAAATGATGATATTTCTCTTCTAATAAGGTCTTATAACGGACATCCGGCTCTCCCAATTCATGTATTTGCTGATCCAATACTGCGATATCCTCTTGCAGATCCGTAACAGACTCTTTTGCTTCCTGATATCGTAATTGTGCTCTTGCGACTTCCTGTTTCTCTTCATCCAGTTTTTCTACCTTTTGTCCGGTTATGGAATAAAAGAGATTGGCAACACTAATGGATTCTAGCTTTTCGACATCCACTTTTTCATCTTGCAGTTGTTGATAGAATTCCTGCTTTTGTTTCTCTAACTTTTCTAATTCAACTGCTAATTCTTTTCGCTCGTGTTTTAATCGGTATAATTTTCGCTTATTTTCCTGAGCTTTTACAATTTTTTGATAATAAGTATCCAATTCAACCACCTCTACTCTATATACGAATCAAGTTATGGATTCGTTTCACGATTTTGTATTTCCTCCTCAATCCGTGCGATACGATCTGCTATCGATGGATGACTCGAGCGAAACCATACGATCCATGGAGCCGGTGAAATATCTGCTTTCGACTGTTCAGCTAATAACTGATAACTGGTCCGCGCTGGATATAAATCTTCTGTTTGGTTGATGGCATATTGGTCTGCCTGCCTTTCCATCTGTCTTGATACCCAAAGTGACAGGGGCTGCATAAGCATTAGAATTGCTACTGTAATCCATAATAATTTTGTTAAAGAGGGGAAGGAATAAACACTTTTCCATGAACGGGTCCATCTTTGTAATACCACTAATACCAGAAGTGTTAACAAGAGATATAAACCAATGCCCCAGTAAACATGATGATAGATGTAATGAGCAATTTCATGTGCCATAATAAATAAAATCTCACTTTGTTCCATTCCGGCAATCGTTGTGTCCCATAATACAATACGGGCATGATCGAGAATACCTGTCACATAGGCATTATAGGTAGAAACTTTTTCACTTTTATTGACAACAAGCAGGGTAGCATCACTAATTCCAGCATCTGCAGTTAAGGTTTCGATTTCTTCTCGTAGTTCTCCCTCATCCAGTAAATAAAAATCATCGAAGAGCGGATCAATCCAGATCGGTTGAACAAACACAACAAACAGGACGACCGGAATAGCAAGTAGCCAGAGGATTACTCCCCATATTTTCGGCCATCTTTTTATAACTGCCCGTGTTATAATGATGATTAAAAAAAGCGATAGCCAAAACATTCCTTTACTTAGTAAATGCTCAGTAAACCATGAAAGAAACCCTTGTGTCCTCACTCCCTCTTCTACTGTGATCCTATACCAGAAAAAGCGAAAGGGAAAATGGATCAAATAATCTAAGATTGTCAGCAAGGTGACATATAACAATACCTTTTTTATTTCTGATCGAATTTGTTCCAGTTTTTTCATAATGTCTGTTTTCTTTAACAGAAAGTATAGCATCAATAGCTGCAACGGCCACATCGCAAAGAAAAAGGCATGAGCCAATGCCCCATAACGGGTGTCACTGAATGATGTCAGAGGATAAAGAAAATAGAAGTATAAAAAAATAGTGAGTATATAAATGATGTATCCAATGATGATTTTTTGCATGATCTCGTCTCCAATTAGTTGAAAGTTATTACCATTATATACTAAAAATAGTTGTTCCTAATCATTTTTCAGCGATTTTTAGAAGTGCCTGTCTATAATAAGCTTAACCCCGTTTCATTTGGTATGAAACGGGGTTACATGTTATTTATTATTGCTCCAATTATTTCAATTCCTTAATAAATTAATCCCAAGAAGTCTTCTTTTGTGATTTTCCCCAAGTAATGGGACACATCTAAGTCACTTAGTGCTTCATCGATTGCCTGGCGTTCATAGCGAACACCTTTTAGTTTATCTTCTAGCTCTTTAACATCACCGACACCAAAGAAATCACCATAGATCGTACATTGCTCAATAATACCTTTATGCACATCGAGGCGAACATCAACTAAACCACCATCAAATTTGTGTGAGTGCTGAATATTAAATTTTGGTGATTTACCATAATTCCATTCCCATTGTTGATAACGATCTTTTGATAATTGTTGGATGTTGTTCCAATCTTCGTCTGTTAACACGTATTGTGGAACATCCTCAACTTGTTCGACGTCAAATACGTGTTTGAGAATATGGGCTTTCAAATCATTCATGGTTAATTTCTCATCCATAAATTCTGAAATATTGGCAACACGACTTCGGATTGATTTAATCCCTTTTGATTTAATTTTTTCTGTTTTTACGTTTAAAGAACGTACAACATTTTCGATTTCTGAATCATACATTAACGTACCATGACTGAACATACGTCCTTTTGTCGTGAATTGTGCATTACCTGAAATTTTACGTCCATCGGCAACTAAATCGTTTCGTCCTTTTAATTCTGCTGGAACACCTATTTTTTTCAATGCTTCCACAACTGGTTCGGTGAATTTGGCGAAATTGTGGAAACTGTCACCATCATCTTTTGTAATAAAACTAAAGTTCAAGTTACCTTCATCAT encodes:
- a CDS encoding polyphosphate polymerase domain-containing protein, whose product is MVLEIFTRREQKYLITKQQYEKLIEKTSFFMRPDKFGVDGKYTVISLYFDSLDHKIYYETKNKLRFRQKLRLRVYDNTDIEGPSFFEVKQKHNNVVNKRRMLLPLSEAYRYLDESKTNVLDSIETSNPQVLREIENFRTLYGLQPEMVVSYDRHALHGIDNAGLRMTFDFNLRCRNTDLRVENGAYGDNFIDENLGVLEVKVNDSVPLWLTRILQEINCEQRSASKFCTSLELLKQPLTPSGMEKEQVLAGGN
- a CDS encoding sigma-70 family RNA polymerase sigma factor, with the translated sequence MTELEKEQLLEETMINYGDDLIRLAFQYVKDREIAKDMVQNTFIKCYQKIDQFRNDASIKTWLYRITINECKDHLKSWHNRKVQAKNFLENTLTSLLSSTESKVMEEEKHNEIRGCIFSLPKIYREVIFLYYYKSFTMEEIAITTNVNLNTVKARLRRAKQRLKHVIEEENIYG
- a CDS encoding LCP family glycopolymer transferase; translated protein: MVNKFQKELSSYVDEEELTFTKEDREQTIQKIRNQKTTQHNNKGSYTRPIMPIMATLAVLVLAIALIPSLIVNERINTKSDSVITSSENEEGFSVLLMGEDATRHRNPFNLLLTFHPDKENVKVVTFPRDLYVDRYNADGEKFEKTKLLHVGAYAPNPEASVITVSNYLDIPIDYYALMPMEEIFQLLGIDNKSKINEIEEQNSIANLLKKDQKFPELIELISHHQTNLTEDVFNQMEMKPYQYDIIQLEEGLNDIFVNEIYYVELESSFLEKLRNDLQNHIGR
- a CDS encoding GNAT family N-acetyltransferase; translation: MLIRDFKMSDVPQIVPLMKQLGYPTTEAQFQQRMSTIQPLPNYQTIVAEEQNDIVGLLGLSLQHFYEHDGTFVQVGVFIVDEKFRGQGIGKQLLVTSEKWAEKQGARKILINSGNREERKNAHQIYSTLGYEAKSIGFVKDINNRG
- a CDS encoding O-methyltransferase; amino-acid sequence: MRKINQYIDSVFDPQDSLLEGVITSIKENGMPNISVSPSAGKFLTMLVTISDAKNVLEIGALGGYSGICLARGFGQNGSLTSLELEDKYAKLAENNLTKAGFQNQVTYLTGPALESLEKLAAENKQFDFFFIDADKGNYPNYLEQCIKLAEPNAVIAIDNVLARGSVADDEVEPKRYTTLMQEFNQTVADHPQLDSILVPIGDGITIAQVK
- a CDS encoding EmtA family 23S rRNA (guanine(2470)) methyltransferase; amino-acid sequence: MTLYFTSVLPGLEYILSNEMNNKVSDSEIIQINRGKVFFTTAESFTCLSSLRSADNLFQVIDQFQIGPHKKHLSQVSERIAQLDLDFIDHKYLFWVNASRKGKQTYNRFEVAKKAMEGINKHYPDWNMGTSQNHQIEFRLDIEHHHVIFSLRLTDATFRFRNQTRQFSRASLLPTVAHAMVWLSDPKLTDIFVDPCCGSGTILSERATYPTNRIIGGDISGVVTKIAKSNLEDSKVQVNVWDARELPFSNGCVDKIVTNLPFGRQISPDEDLELFNHHIMNEICRVLKPNGRAVILSESVNQLFWEAKRLGLFCLESYSLSLKGVNPTLFVFEK
- a CDS encoding AraC family transcriptional regulator, which encodes MNGLREMNKALEYIEENLTNEIDYAKIASVAYCSEYHFKRMFSFLAGITLSEYIRRRRLTVAAFELQNSDLRVIDIANKYGYQSPDSFARAFQGLHGITPSEAKQQGLSLKAFPKMIFRLSIEGGNEMNYRIQEKEGFRIVGVQKRVPIIFEGENPEITAMWKTLNMEKIEKLKELSNREPYGIIQASTNFSEGRMEEKGELDHYIGVATTEDCPEQWASLEVPAYTWAVFESIGPFPQLLQNTWGRIYSEWFPSSNYQQTKGPEILWNENRDFDSPNFKSEIWIPVEKK
- a CDS encoding M48 family metalloprotease; translated protein: MQKIIIGYIIYILTIFLYFYFLYPLTSFSDTRYGALAHAFFFAMWPLQLLMLYFLLKKTDIMKKLEQIRSEIKKVLLYVTLLTILDYLIHFPFRFFWYRITVEEGVRTQGFLSWFTEHLLSKGMFWLSLFLIIIITRAVIKRWPKIWGVILWLLAIPVVLFVVFVQPIWIDPLFDDFYLLDEGELREEIETLTADAGISDATLLVVNKSEKVSTYNAYVTGILDHARIVLWDTTIAGMEQSEILFIMAHEIAHYIYHHVYWGIGLYLLLTLLVLVVLQRWTRSWKSVYSFPSLTKLLWITVAILMLMQPLSLWVSRQMERQADQYAINQTEDLYPARTSYQLLAEQSKADISPAPWIVWFRSSHPSIADRIARIEEEIQNRETNP
- a CDS encoding lipoate--protein ligase, with protein sequence MKFIDNKGITDPYINLAIEEYVLKNFGEEDTYLLFYINGPSIIIGKNQNTVEEINTDYVDEHGIKVVRRLSGGGAVYHDEGNLNFSFITKDDGDSFHNFAKFTEPVVEALKKIGVPAELKGRNDLVADGRKISGNAQFTTKGRMFSHGTLMYDSEIENVVRSLNVKTEKIKSKGIKSIRSRVANISEFMDEKLTMNDLKAHILKHVFDVEQVEDVPQYVLTDEDWNNIQQLSKDRYQQWEWNYGKSPKFNIQHSHKFDGGLVDVRLDVHKGIIEQCTIYGDFFGVGDVKELEDKLKGVRYERQAIDEALSDLDVSHYLGKITKEDFLGLIY